In a genomic window of Streptomyces koelreuteriae:
- a CDS encoding DUF2252 domain-containing protein codes for MSFPPLDDEHRGEEILAVFDTAFGQLLAADPAAFRVKFRKMAASAFAFYRGTACLFYNDLEAEKRGGPYLDERTSRVWIHGDLHAENFGTYMDANGRLIFNVNDFDEAYVGPFTWDLKRFAASIALIGYAKALSDEQISELVTIYAVAYRERIHALATGAKSDEVPPFTLDTAQGPLLDALRDARSLTRFSLLESMTEIRDFERRFAPGGGSVELDAATRYKVLAAFDGYLETLPDSSLARPDSYRVKDVVGRRGIGIGSAGLPSYNILLEGHSDALENDVVIYIKQAQTPAVSRHITDQAIRDYFQHEGHRTVISQRALQAHADPWLGWTELDGSGQLVAEVSPYAVDLDWGDIDDPEEIAQVVADLGRATATMHSAADDQSGESLVPFSTERAIDAAIAADEDGFPPLLVDFAHTYGARARGDHQTFVDLFRNGRIPGL; via the coding sequence ATGTCGTTCCCGCCGCTCGACGACGAGCACCGCGGCGAAGAAATCCTCGCCGTCTTCGACACCGCCTTCGGCCAGCTGCTGGCCGCCGACCCGGCCGCGTTCCGGGTGAAGTTCCGGAAGATGGCGGCCTCGGCCTTCGCCTTCTACCGGGGCACGGCGTGCCTCTTCTACAACGACCTCGAGGCGGAGAAGCGGGGCGGGCCGTACCTGGACGAGCGCACCTCGCGCGTGTGGATCCACGGCGACCTGCACGCGGAGAACTTCGGCACGTACATGGACGCCAACGGCCGGCTGATCTTCAACGTCAACGACTTCGACGAGGCCTACGTCGGCCCCTTCACCTGGGACCTGAAGCGCTTCGCCGCGTCCATCGCGCTGATCGGGTACGCGAAGGCGCTCAGCGACGAGCAGATCTCCGAGCTGGTGACGATCTACGCGGTGGCCTACCGCGAGCGGATCCACGCCCTGGCCACGGGTGCGAAGAGCGACGAGGTGCCGCCGTTCACGCTGGACACCGCGCAGGGCCCGCTGCTGGACGCGCTGCGGGACGCCCGCTCGCTGACCCGGTTCAGCCTGCTGGAGTCGATGACGGAGATCCGCGACTTCGAGCGCCGCTTCGCCCCGGGCGGCGGCTCCGTCGAGCTGGACGCGGCCACGCGCTACAAGGTCCTCGCCGCCTTCGACGGCTATCTGGAGACGCTGCCGGACAGCTCGCTGGCCCGCCCGGACTCCTACCGCGTGAAGGACGTCGTCGGCCGGCGCGGCATCGGCATCGGCTCGGCGGGGCTGCCGTCGTACAACATCCTTCTGGAGGGCCACAGCGACGCCCTGGAGAACGATGTCGTGATCTACATCAAGCAGGCCCAGACCCCGGCCGTCTCCCGGCACATCACGGACCAGGCGATCCGTGACTACTTCCAGCACGAGGGGCACCGCACGGTCATCTCCCAGCGCGCCCTCCAGGCCCACGCCGACCCGTGGCTGGGCTGGACGGAGCTGGACGGCTCGGGCCAGCTGGTCGCCGAGGTCTCGCCGTACGCGGTGGATCTCGACTGGGGCGACATCGACGACCCGGAGGAGATCGCCCAGGTGGTGGCCGACCTCGGCCGGGCGACGGCGACCATGCACTCGGCGGCGGACGACCAGTCCGGGGAGTCGCTGGTGCCGTTCTCCACGGAGCGGGCCATCGACGCGGCGATCGCGGCCGACGAGGACGGCTTCCCGCCGCTGCTGGTCGACTTCGCGCACACCTACGGCGCACGCGCGCGCGGCGACCACCAGACCTTCGTGGACCTGTTCCGCAACGGCCGGATCCCGGGCCTGTAG